The Mycolicibacterium flavescens genome has a segment encoding these proteins:
- the hisB gene encoding imidazoleglycerol-phosphate dehydratase produces MNEPRRATIERKTKESDIVVELNLDGTGQVHVDTGVPFFDHMLTALGSHASFDLTVRAKGDVEIEGHHTIEDTAIVLGQALGQALGDKKGIRRFGDAWIPMDETLAHAAVDVSGRAYCVHTGEPDHMLHFTIAGSSAPYHTVVNRHVFESVAMNARIALHVRTIYGRDPHHITEAQYKAVARALRQAVEYDPRVTGVPSTKGTL; encoded by the coding sequence GTGAACGAACCCCGCCGCGCGACGATCGAGCGCAAGACCAAAGAGTCCGACATCGTCGTCGAACTGAACCTGGACGGCACCGGGCAGGTGCACGTCGACACCGGTGTGCCGTTTTTCGACCACATGCTGACCGCCCTCGGCAGTCACGCGAGTTTCGACCTGACCGTGCGGGCCAAGGGTGACGTCGAGATCGAAGGCCACCACACCATCGAGGACACCGCGATCGTGCTGGGGCAGGCACTCGGGCAGGCGCTGGGCGACAAGAAGGGTATCCGCCGGTTTGGTGACGCGTGGATCCCGATGGACGAGACGCTCGCGCACGCCGCCGTCGACGTATCGGGCCGGGCGTACTGCGTGCACACCGGCGAACCGGATCACATGCTGCACTTCACGATCGCCGGTTCCTCGGCGCCGTACCACACTGTGGTCAATAGGCACGTGTTCGAGTCGGTGGCGATGAATGCGCGCATCGCGCTGCACGTACGCACGATCTACGGACGCGACCCCCACCACATCACCGAGGCGCAGTACAAGGCCGTCGCACGCGCGCTGCGCCAAGCTGTCGAGTACGACCCGCGGGTGACCGGTGTGCCGTCGACGAAAGGCACTCTGTGA
- the yxaF_1 gene encoding transcriptional regulator → MPRPDRSRTALIDTAALLFRRQGYAATGVNQILELADVKAGSLYHHFPEGKQQLAAAVVERVGADIEQRLRDLLAAGSPVPDLIDGWIDLMALGLTSDPRDGCPIEPIATESVDASALIRQASATAFAGWRRAIADRLHADGWAQDDAEQTALALIALIEGALILARIAGDTTALDSAKVAARTLLSR, encoded by the coding sequence ATGCCTCGCCCGGATCGCAGCCGCACCGCCCTGATCGATACCGCGGCGCTGCTGTTCCGCAGGCAGGGCTACGCCGCGACCGGCGTCAACCAGATCCTCGAGCTCGCCGACGTCAAAGCGGGATCGCTGTACCACCACTTCCCCGAGGGCAAGCAGCAGTTGGCGGCCGCCGTGGTAGAGCGCGTCGGCGCGGACATCGAGCAGCGACTGCGGGATCTGCTGGCCGCCGGCTCCCCCGTACCCGACCTCATCGACGGCTGGATCGACCTGATGGCCTTGGGACTGACCTCCGATCCACGCGACGGCTGCCCGATCGAACCGATCGCCACCGAGTCGGTCGACGCCAGCGCACTGATTCGGCAGGCGTCGGCAACGGCCTTCGCCGGCTGGCGCCGGGCCATCGCGGACCGGCTGCACGCCGACGGGTGGGCACAGGACGACGCCGAGCAGACTGCGCTGGCGTTGATAGCACTCATCGAGGGTGCGTTGATACTCGCCCGGATCGCGGGTGATACCACCGCCCTCGACTCCGCGAAAGTCGCCGCCAGGACGCTGTTGAGCCGGTGA
- the hisC gene encoding histidinol-phosphate aminotransferase, producing the protein MTLGKKATLDDLPLRADLRGKSPYGAPQLDVPVRLNTNENPHPPTQALIDDLTASVAAVSRELHRYPDRDAVALRTDLAAYLSAQTRTPLTVENLWAANGSNEILQQLLQAFGGPGRSAIGFVPSYSMHPIISDGTQTQWLVANRADDFSLDIDVAVHAIKEHNPDIVFIASPNNPSGQSVPLDDLRRLLDAMSAGMMIVDEAYGEFSSQPSAVRLIGEYPTRLVVTRTMSKAFAFAGGRLGYLIAAPAVIEAMLLVRLPYHLSSVTQAAARAALRHADDTLGSVATLIAERNRVTEALSEMGFRVIDSDANFVLFGEFADAPATWERYLDEGILVRDVGIPGYLRATTGLAEENDALLAASARLAATELSPVGAP; encoded by the coding sequence GTGACGCTCGGAAAGAAGGCGACACTCGACGATCTGCCGCTGCGGGCCGATCTGCGCGGTAAATCACCGTACGGCGCACCTCAACTGGACGTTCCGGTGCGGTTGAACACCAACGAGAACCCGCATCCGCCGACCCAGGCGCTGATCGACGATCTGACGGCGTCCGTCGCCGCGGTCTCGAGGGAGCTGCACCGGTACCCGGACCGTGATGCGGTGGCGCTGCGCACCGATCTGGCCGCCTACCTCTCGGCGCAGACCCGAACTCCGCTGACCGTTGAGAACCTCTGGGCGGCGAACGGTTCCAACGAGATCCTGCAGCAACTCCTGCAGGCCTTCGGCGGGCCCGGGCGCAGCGCGATCGGATTCGTGCCCTCCTACTCGATGCACCCGATCATCTCCGATGGCACGCAGACCCAGTGGCTGGTGGCCAATCGGGCCGATGACTTCAGCCTCGACATCGACGTGGCGGTGCACGCGATCAAGGAACACAACCCCGACATCGTCTTCATCGCGAGCCCGAACAACCCTTCGGGACAGAGCGTTCCGCTTGACGATCTCCGCCGGCTGCTCGACGCGATGAGCGCCGGCATGATGATCGTTGACGAGGCCTACGGCGAGTTCTCGTCACAGCCCAGCGCGGTGCGCCTGATCGGCGAGTATCCGACTCGCCTGGTGGTCACCCGCACGATGAGCAAGGCGTTCGCGTTCGCGGGCGGCCGACTCGGGTATCTGATCGCCGCACCCGCGGTGATCGAGGCGATGCTGCTCGTCCGCCTGCCGTACCACCTGTCGTCGGTGACGCAGGCCGCCGCCCGCGCCGCACTGCGCCACGCCGACGACACCCTCGGCAGCGTCGCCACTCTCATTGCCGAACGCAACCGCGTCACAGAAGCCCTGTCGGAGATGGGTTTCCGAGTGATCGACAGCGACGCCAACTTCGTGTTGTTCGGTGAGTTCGCCGACGCCCCCGCGACCTGGGAGCGTTACCTGGACGAAGGCATCCTCGTGCGCGACGTCGGCATCCCCGGCTATCTGCGCGCCACCACCGGCCTGGCCGAGGAGAACGACGCGCTGCTGGCCGCCAGCGCCCGCCTGGCCGCGACCGAACTATCCCCAGTAGGAGCACCGTGA
- a CDS encoding putative alanine and proline rich membrane protein, whose amino-acid sequence MDEDSSRRLTLLVVVSLVVAVVALALAGWTLYKTSASEPEYDSTQVAEAKTKICSAADVVRKGITLNTNMQPEGGPQDVTGAQAVAANARISLYDGGQYLLDRLDPATPVVLAEKVEEFANSLMDIGANATAGVPNDDPAQTKRLSDADAQNKSITELCK is encoded by the coding sequence GTGGATGAGGATTCGTCGCGGCGCCTCACTTTGTTGGTCGTCGTCAGCCTGGTTGTAGCCGTCGTCGCTTTGGCGCTCGCCGGATGGACGCTCTACAAGACCAGCGCGTCTGAGCCTGAATACGATTCGACTCAGGTCGCCGAGGCCAAGACCAAGATCTGTAGCGCCGCCGACGTCGTCCGCAAGGGCATCACGCTCAACACGAACATGCAACCCGAAGGCGGTCCACAGGACGTCACCGGCGCGCAGGCGGTGGCCGCCAATGCGCGCATCTCGTTGTACGACGGAGGTCAGTACCTGCTGGACCGGCTCGATCCGGCGACCCCGGTGGTGCTCGCGGAGAAAGTCGAGGAGTTCGCGAACAGTCTGATGGACATCGGCGCCAACGCTACGGCCGGAGTGCCCAATGATGATCCGGCGCAAACGAAGCGGCTGTCCGACGCCGACGCGCAGAACAAGAGCATCACCGAGCTCTGCAAGTAG
- the priA_1 gene encoding phosphoribosyl isomerase A, with protein sequence MPKRLILLPAVDVVAGRAVRLVQGQAGSETEYGSALEAALTWQRDGAEWIHLVDLDAAFGRGSNRELLAEVVGKLDVAVELSGGIRDDESLSAALATGCARVNLGTAALENPQWCAKVVAEHGEKVAVGLDVKIVDGDHRLRGRGWETDGGDLWDVLERLDREGCSRFVVTDVTKDGTLKGPNLELLLQVTDRTDAPVIASGGVSSLDDLQAIATLTDRGVEGAIVGKALYAGRFTLPEALAAVEG encoded by the coding sequence GTGCCGAAACGTTTGATTCTTCTGCCCGCCGTCGATGTGGTCGCGGGCCGCGCTGTGCGCCTGGTGCAGGGCCAGGCCGGCAGTGAGACCGAATACGGCTCCGCGCTGGAGGCCGCGCTGACGTGGCAGCGTGACGGCGCGGAGTGGATTCACCTCGTCGATCTCGACGCCGCGTTCGGCCGGGGAAGCAACCGAGAGTTGCTGGCCGAGGTGGTTGGCAAGCTCGACGTGGCGGTCGAGTTGTCCGGTGGCATCCGTGACGACGAGTCACTGTCGGCGGCGCTCGCCACCGGCTGTGCCCGCGTGAACCTCGGCACCGCGGCGCTGGAGAACCCGCAGTGGTGCGCGAAGGTCGTCGCCGAACACGGCGAGAAGGTCGCGGTCGGACTGGACGTGAAGATCGTGGACGGAGACCACCGCCTCCGCGGCCGGGGATGGGAGACCGACGGCGGAGACCTCTGGGACGTCCTGGAACGGCTTGACCGAGAAGGCTGTTCGCGCTTCGTCGTCACCGACGTCACCAAGGACGGTACGCTCAAGGGGCCCAACCTCGAACTGCTGTTGCAGGTGACCGACCGCACCGACGCGCCGGTGATCGCGTCCGGGGGCGTATCGAGCCTCGACGACCTGCAGGCGATCGCCACACTGACCGACCGAGGAGTCGAAGGGGCGATCGTCGGAAAAGCGTTGTACGCCGGTCGGTTCACCCTGCCCGAGGCCCTGGCCGCGGTGGAGGGGTAA
- the nadC gene encoding nicotinate-nucleotide pyrophosphorylase (carboxylating): protein MELTADELTEARSVIARALEEDLRYGPDVTTLATVPADARTTASMVVREAGVIAGVDIALLAFDEVIGCDNYLVKHRVEDGARLEPGGVVLTVEAPTQGLLTAERTTLNLVCHLSGIATATATWVEAVSGSAAKIRDTRKTLPGLRALQKYAVRVGGGINHRMGLGDAALIKDNHVAAAGSVVAALRAVRASAPELECEVEVDSLEQLDEVLAENVELVLLDNFPVWQTQIAVQRRDSRSPATKLESSGGLSLESAADYAGTGVDYLAVGALTHSVRVLDIGLDI from the coding sequence ATGGAGCTGACCGCCGACGAGCTCACTGAGGCTCGCAGCGTCATCGCTCGTGCGCTCGAAGAGGATCTGCGGTACGGACCCGATGTCACCACGCTGGCGACGGTGCCCGCCGACGCCAGGACCACAGCGTCCATGGTGGTCCGGGAGGCCGGTGTGATCGCGGGTGTGGACATCGCACTTCTCGCGTTCGACGAGGTGATCGGTTGCGATAACTACCTGGTCAAGCATCGCGTCGAGGACGGTGCCCGGCTCGAACCGGGCGGTGTCGTGCTCACGGTCGAAGCCCCCACCCAGGGGCTGTTGACCGCTGAGCGCACCACGCTGAACCTGGTTTGTCACCTGTCGGGCATCGCGACCGCGACCGCGACGTGGGTCGAGGCCGTCTCCGGGAGCGCGGCGAAGATCCGCGACACCCGTAAGACGTTGCCGGGCTTGCGCGCACTGCAGAAGTACGCGGTGCGCGTCGGCGGAGGGATCAACCACCGCATGGGGCTCGGGGACGCGGCGCTGATCAAGGACAACCACGTTGCGGCCGCGGGGTCGGTGGTGGCGGCACTGCGGGCGGTGCGCGCGTCCGCGCCGGAGCTCGAATGTGAGGTCGAGGTCGACTCCCTCGAGCAACTCGACGAAGTGCTGGCCGAGAATGTCGAACTCGTGCTGCTCGACAACTTTCCCGTATGGCAGACGCAGATCGCGGTGCAGCGCCGCGACTCTCGCTCGCCTGCGACCAAACTGGAATCGTCGGGCGGGCTGTCGCTGGAAAGCGCAGCGGATTACGCGGGAACGGGTGTCGACTATCTCGCGGTGGGGGCGCTCACGCACTCGGTGCGGGTGCTCGATATCGGGCTCGATATCTGA
- the fdm_1 gene encoding theronine dehydrogenase-like Zn-dependent dehydrogenase, translating to MQQLMLEDAGTYAWREAPDPHLAGPGQALVRPIAVACCDLDVAVVQGRLPMPPGHAVGHEGVAEVVAIGDDVRSVAVGARVVVPFQISCGECSACLRGATGSCAALPLMATYGMAPLSGLDGGGFMADLVLVPYADAMLVPLPDGADPVAVASMSDNIPDGWRGVGPYREELALLSPADRRVLVIGRLSIGLYAAATAAAAGVHVDYVDTDPHRLAAAEKLGATVHDREKPDKTAEPYPVTVHTSADPALLAATLRATWPDGVCTDTGIYYQGAVDMPLLSMYTRGVRFVTGRVNARAVLPEVLELSAGQDLLPAVERVVPWEEAPQAWPSMTGKTVFSRL from the coding sequence ATGCAACAGCTGATGCTCGAAGACGCCGGTACATACGCGTGGCGCGAGGCGCCCGATCCCCACCTCGCCGGTCCGGGCCAGGCGCTCGTCAGGCCAATCGCCGTGGCGTGCTGCGACCTCGACGTGGCGGTGGTGCAGGGTCGGCTCCCGATGCCGCCCGGTCATGCGGTCGGACATGAGGGAGTAGCCGAGGTGGTCGCGATCGGCGACGACGTCCGCAGCGTTGCGGTCGGTGCGCGGGTCGTCGTGCCGTTCCAGATCAGCTGCGGTGAGTGCAGTGCGTGTCTGCGCGGAGCGACCGGATCGTGTGCGGCCTTACCGCTGATGGCGACATATGGGATGGCGCCGCTGTCGGGTCTCGACGGCGGGGGTTTCATGGCGGACCTGGTGCTGGTGCCCTATGCCGACGCGATGCTCGTGCCGTTGCCCGATGGCGCCGACCCTGTTGCCGTTGCTTCGATGTCGGACAACATCCCCGACGGTTGGCGCGGTGTCGGGCCGTATCGCGAGGAGCTTGCTCTGCTTTCACCGGCCGACCGCAGGGTGCTGGTCATCGGGCGGCTGTCGATCGGCTTGTACGCGGCGGCGACGGCAGCCGCGGCCGGTGTGCACGTCGACTACGTCGACACCGACCCGCATCGGCTCGCGGCGGCCGAGAAGTTGGGCGCGACCGTGCACGACCGCGAGAAGCCCGACAAGACCGCCGAACCGTATCCGGTGACGGTGCACACGTCGGCGGACCCGGCGCTGTTGGCGGCGACTCTGCGGGCGACCTGGCCGGACGGAGTGTGCACGGACACCGGCATCTACTACCAGGGCGCGGTGGACATGCCGCTGCTGTCGATGTACACCCGCGGCGTGCGCTTCGTCACCGGGCGGGTCAATGCTCGCGCGGTACTGCCGGAGGTGTTGGAACTGTCTGCCGGGCAGGACCTTTTGCCTGCCGTCGAACGTGTGGTGCCGTGGGAGGAGGCGCCGCAGGCGTGGCCGAGTATGACGGGCAAGACGGTGTTCAGCCGGTTGTAG
- a CDS encoding phosphoribosyl-AMP cyclohydrolase, protein MTLDAEIASRLKRDANGLITAVVQERGTGQVLMVAWMDDLALARTLETRRGTYYSRSRQQHWVKGETSGHTQYVHSVRLDCDGDTVLLEVDQVGGACHTGDHTCFDADVLLAPEDS, encoded by the coding sequence ATGACGCTCGATGCAGAAATCGCGTCGCGACTCAAACGCGACGCCAACGGATTGATCACCGCCGTCGTGCAGGAGCGCGGTACCGGGCAGGTGCTGATGGTGGCCTGGATGGACGATCTCGCGCTGGCCCGCACACTGGAAACCCGCCGCGGGACTTACTATTCGCGCTCTCGGCAACAGCACTGGGTCAAGGGCGAGACGTCGGGTCACACCCAATACGTCCACTCGGTGCGGCTCGACTGCGACGGCGACACGGTGCTGCTGGAGGTCGATCAGGTCGGCGGGGCCTGCCACACGGGCGATCACACTTGCTTCGACGCGGATGTGTTGCTCGCACCGGAGGACAGCTGA
- the hisF gene encoding imidazoleglycerol phosphate synthase, cyclase subunit — protein MDGKDLAVRVIPCLDVDDGRVVKGVNFANLRDAGDPVELAAAYDAEGADELTFLDVTASSSGRATMLEVVKRTAEQVFIPLTVGGGVRSVADVDVLLRAGADKVAVNTAAIARPELLAELSRQFGSQCIVLSVDARTVPQDQESTPSGWEVTTHGGRRGTGFDAVEWATRGAELGVGEILLNSMDFDGTKAGFDLPMIEAVRGAVNVPVIASGGAGAPEHFAPAIASGADAVLAASVFHFRELTIAEVKAAMAAEGITVR, from the coding sequence ATGGACGGCAAGGATCTGGCCGTGCGGGTCATCCCGTGCCTGGATGTCGATGACGGCCGTGTGGTCAAAGGTGTCAACTTCGCAAATCTGCGTGACGCAGGCGATCCCGTGGAGTTGGCAGCGGCCTACGATGCCGAGGGCGCCGACGAACTGACCTTCCTCGACGTGACGGCGTCTTCCTCGGGGCGGGCGACCATGCTCGAGGTGGTCAAACGCACCGCCGAGCAGGTGTTCATCCCGTTGACGGTCGGCGGCGGGGTGCGCTCGGTGGCCGACGTGGACGTGCTGCTGCGCGCGGGTGCGGACAAGGTCGCGGTCAACACCGCGGCCATCGCCCGCCCGGAACTCCTCGCCGAATTGTCGCGGCAGTTCGGTTCACAGTGCATCGTGCTGTCGGTCGACGCCCGCACGGTGCCGCAGGACCAGGAGTCGACGCCGTCGGGCTGGGAGGTCACCACCCACGGCGGGCGCCGGGGAACCGGGTTCGATGCTGTCGAATGGGCAACGCGGGGCGCCGAACTCGGTGTGGGTGAGATCCTGTTGAACTCGATGGATTTCGACGGCACGAAGGCCGGTTTCGATCTGCCGATGATCGAGGCGGTTCGCGGAGCCGTCAACGTGCCGGTGATCGCCAGCGGCGGTGCGGGGGCACCCGAGCATTTCGCACCCGCCATCGCCTCGGGGGCGGATGCGGTATTGGCCGCCAGCGTGTTCCATTTCCGAGAGCTCACCATCGCAGAGGTGAAAGCGGCGATGGCGGCCGAAGGGATAACCGTGCGATGA
- the hisH gene encoding imidazole glycerol phosphate synthase subunit HisH, producing the protein MTTKVVILDYGSGNLRSAQRALERVGADVTVTSDADAAMNADGLVVPGVGAFEACMAGLRKIDGPKLIAGRVAAGRPVLGVCVGMQILFSRGVEFGVETTGCGQWPGAVVRLDAPVIPHMGWNVVDAPEASTLFAGMEADTRFYFVHSYAAQQWEGEPAAKLTWATHHVPFLAAVEDGPLSATQFHPEKSGDAGAALLANWVKALG; encoded by the coding sequence GTGACGACCAAAGTCGTGATCCTGGACTATGGTTCGGGCAACCTCAGATCCGCTCAACGCGCCCTGGAGCGCGTCGGTGCCGACGTCACGGTGACATCCGACGCCGATGCCGCGATGAACGCCGACGGCCTCGTGGTGCCCGGCGTCGGCGCCTTCGAGGCGTGCATGGCCGGCCTGCGCAAGATCGACGGCCCGAAGCTGATCGCCGGCCGGGTGGCCGCCGGGCGTCCCGTGCTCGGCGTCTGTGTCGGTATGCAGATCCTGTTCTCCCGCGGCGTGGAGTTCGGGGTCGAGACCACAGGCTGCGGCCAATGGCCCGGTGCGGTGGTGCGACTCGACGCGCCGGTGATCCCGCACATGGGCTGGAACGTGGTCGACGCCCCCGAAGCCAGCACATTGTTCGCCGGGATGGAGGCGGACACCCGCTTTTATTTCGTGCACTCGTACGCCGCCCAACAATGGGAGGGCGAACCGGCCGCGAAACTGACATGGGCCACGCACCACGTGCCGTTCCTGGCCGCCGTCGAGGACGGGCCCCTGTCTGCCACGCAGTTCCACCCCGAGAAGAGCGGCGACGCCGGTGCCGCGTTACTCGCCAACTGGGTGAAGGCATTAGGTTGA
- a CDS encoding nitroreductase: MRASEHPNNAPGVPMVFPPWFENLQVKYLNRMIRPLSRLMPGMAMIKHRGRKSGKPYETIVTAYRKGNTAAVALGHGKTDWVKNVLAAGEADLRHARRDLHLVNPRIVPAGGDTDGLPFMARLQGKKMGIFVADIA; encoded by the coding sequence ATGCGAGCCAGCGAGCACCCGAATAACGCGCCCGGCGTGCCTATGGTGTTTCCGCCGTGGTTTGAGAACCTGCAGGTCAAGTACCTGAATAGAATGATCAGACCGCTTTCTCGACTGATGCCCGGGATGGCGATGATCAAACACCGCGGCCGCAAATCCGGAAAACCGTACGAGACGATCGTCACTGCCTATCGCAAGGGAAACACCGCGGCCGTCGCACTCGGGCACGGGAAAACCGACTGGGTGAAGAACGTGCTGGCCGCCGGCGAGGCAGACCTACGCCATGCCCGCCGGGACTTGCATCTGGTCAACCCGCGGATCGTGCCGGCCGGTGGCGACACGGACGGGCTTCCGTTCATGGCCCGCCTTCAAGGCAAGAAGATGGGAATCTTCGTCGCCGATATCGCCTGA
- the hisD gene encoding histidinol dehydrogenase yields MNLSPGPIARIDLRGAQLSAARLRSALPRGGVDVDTVVPKVRPIVDAVAARGAEAALEYGESFDGVRPAQVRVPASELQKALAELPTDVRAALEVAIERARAVHADQRRIDTTTTLAPGATVTERWVPVERVGLYVPGGNAVYPSSVVMNVVPAQTAGVDSLVIASPPQAEFGGLPHPTILAAAALLGVDEVWAVGGAQSIALLAYGGADTDGAELAPVDMITGPGNIYVTAAKRICRSQVGIDAEAGPTEIAILADHTADPTHVAADLISQAEHDEMAASVLVTPSVGLADATDRELANQLQTTVHRERVTAALGGKQSATVLVDDLEAGIRTVNAYAAEHLEIQTLDAREVAGRIRSAGAIFVGPYAPVSLGDYCAGSNHVLPTAGCARHSSGLSVQTFLRGIHVVDYDEAALKDVSGYVITLAEAENLPAHGEAVRRRFER; encoded by the coding sequence GTGAATCTATCGCCGGGCCCGATCGCCCGCATCGATCTGCGGGGTGCGCAGCTTTCTGCCGCGCGCTTGCGATCCGCCCTGCCGCGCGGCGGCGTGGACGTGGACACGGTGGTGCCAAAGGTGCGCCCGATCGTCGACGCGGTCGCCGCACGCGGAGCCGAGGCGGCGCTGGAATACGGCGAATCGTTCGACGGTGTGCGCCCCGCGCAGGTTCGCGTACCGGCTTCTGAGCTGCAGAAGGCCCTCGCCGAACTGCCCACCGATGTCCGCGCCGCGCTCGAGGTCGCCATCGAACGCGCCCGCGCGGTCCACGCCGACCAGCGCCGTATCGATACGACGACGACGCTCGCCCCGGGCGCCACGGTCACCGAACGTTGGGTACCGGTCGAGCGCGTCGGCCTGTACGTGCCCGGCGGCAACGCGGTCTACCCATCCAGCGTCGTGATGAACGTCGTGCCTGCGCAGACCGCGGGTGTCGACTCGCTGGTGATCGCCAGCCCGCCGCAGGCGGAGTTCGGCGGCCTGCCGCACCCGACCATCCTGGCCGCCGCCGCGCTGCTGGGCGTCGACGAGGTCTGGGCGGTCGGCGGGGCGCAGTCCATCGCGCTGCTGGCCTACGGCGGCGCCGACACCGACGGCGCCGAACTTGCGCCGGTCGACATGATCACCGGCCCGGGCAACATCTACGTCACCGCCGCCAAGCGCATCTGCCGCTCGCAGGTCGGCATCGACGCCGAAGCCGGACCCACCGAAATCGCGATCCTGGCCGACCACACCGCCGACCCCACCCACGTCGCCGCGGACCTGATCAGCCAGGCCGAACACGACGAGATGGCGGCCAGCGTGCTGGTCACCCCGAGCGTCGGGTTGGCCGACGCGACCGACCGCGAGTTGGCCAACCAGCTACAGACGACGGTGCACCGCGAGCGGGTCACCGCCGCGCTGGGCGGCAAGCAGTCCGCCACCGTGCTCGTCGACGATCTCGAGGCAGGCATCCGAACCGTGAACGCCTACGCCGCCGAGCACCTCGAGATCCAGACCCTCGACGCACGCGAGGTGGCCGGTCGAATCCGTTCCGCTGGCGCCATTTTCGTCGGCCCGTATGCACCGGTCAGCCTCGGTGACTACTGTGCGGGATCCAACCACGTGCTGCCCACCGCGGGCTGTGCCCGTCACTCCAGCGGGTTGTCGGTGCAGACGTTCCTGCGCGGTATCCACGTCGTCGATTACGACGAGGCAGCTCTGAAAGACGTTTCCGGCTACGTGATTACTCTTGCCGAAGCCGAGAATCTGCCCGCGCACGGCGAAGCGGTGCGGCGGAGGTTCGAAAGGTGA
- the impA gene encoding inositol monophosphatase/fructose-1,6-bisphosphatase family protein has translation MALDAADLDALVAEAAQILDDAAVPFIDGHRADSAVQKKGDDFATEVDLAIERQVVEALTARTGIEVHGEEFGGADLKSPLVWVLDPIDGTFNYAAGSPMAAILLGLVRDGEPVAGLTWVPFTKERFTAVVGGPLRSNGVELPMLDRAALSDSMVGVSTFSVDSRGRVPGRYRLAVIESLSRKCSRMRMHGATGIDLAYTAAAILGGAISFGGHVWDHAAGVALIRAVGGVVTDLAGNEWTVDCPSALAGGPGVHEELLDLLRSVGDPKDF, from the coding sequence ATGGCCCTCGATGCGGCCGACCTCGACGCTCTCGTCGCCGAGGCCGCGCAGATCCTCGACGATGCAGCCGTCCCGTTCATCGACGGCCACCGCGCTGATTCCGCGGTGCAGAAGAAGGGCGACGACTTCGCCACCGAGGTGGACCTGGCCATCGAACGACAGGTCGTCGAGGCGTTGACCGCCAGAACCGGGATCGAGGTGCACGGCGAGGAATTCGGCGGCGCGGATCTCAAGTCGCCGCTGGTGTGGGTGCTCGATCCGATCGACGGCACCTTCAACTACGCCGCCGGTTCGCCGATGGCGGCGATCCTGCTGGGCCTGGTGCGTGATGGAGAACCGGTGGCCGGACTCACGTGGGTTCCCTTCACCAAGGAGCGGTTCACCGCCGTGGTCGGAGGGCCTTTGCGCAGCAACGGCGTCGAGTTGCCGATGCTGGACCGGGCAGCGCTGTCCGACTCGATGGTTGGGGTCAGCACATTCAGCGTCGACTCCCGAGGCAGGGTGCCGGGACGTTACCGACTCGCCGTCATCGAGAGCCTCAGCCGCAAGTGCTCACGCATGCGCATGCACGGTGCCACGGGCATCGACCTGGCCTATACGGCGGCCGCAATCCTCGGCGGCGCAATCAGTTTCGGTGGCCACGTGTGGGACCACGCCGCGGGTGTGGCGTTGATCCGCGCGGTGGGTGGTGTCGTGACCGACCTCGCGGGCAACGAGTGGACGGTGGACTGCCCGTCGGCGCTCGCCGGCGGCCCCGGCGTGCACGAAGAACTGCTCGATCTGCTTCGTTCGGTCGGCGATCCCAAGGACTTCTGA